The sequence CTCGGCCGCGTCGCCTTCGGAGGTGGGCTCGATGAGGACGTATTTCGTCATGGGGTGCTCGAGGTCGGAGGATTCAGGCGAGACTGGGGGAGACCGGCGCGGACTTCACGTTCTTGGACATGCACAGGGGCTTCCACCAGCCATTCTTCGCCTTGTCATAGCGATTGCGCAGGTTGGCCTCAACTCCCGAGAAGCCACCACCTCCAGGCCCCTGGCCGATACTCACCAGGTCATCCCAGAAGTCGGTCACCGCCTGCTCGAGCAGCGCCTTGATCTGCTCGGGTGTGGGGTGCTTGTTCTTCTTCTTCATGCTCCGCAGGGATGCCCAGACGTTGGACTCCAGGTAGTCGGCGACATCCTTGATGTAGTCCGTGTGTCCCCAGTTGCAGGGGTTGTGCACTGGCAGGTCACCGGGGAACGCAACGGGGATATGGGCCTGATTGGCGTATTGCTGCACCTTTCCCCAGCGGCGCATGGTGACGGTCTTCTCCTTGCGCTTCTTGAAGGCCATCGTCGGGTCCTTCTGGAAGTACAGGATGAAGGCCGTGAGCTTCGGCAGGCCGCCCAGCGCATAGGCCTTGTTGATGTCGAAGTCCGTGGAGCGCAGGCACTCGTGGATGAACGGGTCGGTGACGCTCCCGAAGACGACGGCCGGGAGGATGTGGTGCGCGTCCCAGCGGTTGCCGTGGTACCCGCGTCCGCAGCCGCCACAGTTCTTCCGGTAGTCCTCCGACTTCACATAGACGCCCTTCCAGTCCTCCTGGGGCGTGAGGCACTCGTCACTCATCTTTCGGCTCCCTGGCTTGGATGACGCGTCAAAGTGAAGCTCCCCCGGGCTCCGCTGTACGTGGCTGCCCAGACGAGGAGCGTCTCCGAGGGGTGATACCCGCGCGCGAAGGCCTGCGTGGCCATGCTCGCGGCGATGAAGCCATACGCCGCCCGTGTCTCGCCGAACGACTCGGCGGGCACGATGACGGAATCAGGAACGCTCTCCCGCCCCAGCCGCAATTGCGCCACGCCCCACTCCTGCGCACGCACCGCGTCCCCGTTGAGGTCCCCGTAGAACCCCATACAGCGCCCCGGCGCCTGTTGCAGCGACGCGCGGATGACCTCGCTCAGCACCCGGCCGTCGGGAGGCGGTGACGCGAAACGATTCGACGCATCCTGCTGGAGCACCAGGCCCTCCACCGTCGCCAGGATGGGGCGCTCCTCGCGGCGCACGCGCTCCGTCTCCTCCACGCACAGGAACGCCGCGCCTTCTCCCGGCATGAAGCCCGCCGGACGCGTGGCCGACTTCATCACGCGCAGCACGTGGGCGGCCTCCATCCACCGGGGCTCCAGCAACGAGTCCACGCCCGCCACCAGGCACCGGCTCACCTTCCCGGAGCGCAGCAGCTCCGCCGCCCGCCGCAGCACCGTGACGATGCCCGTCTCGTCCTCGAAGAACACCTCGTGCACGGCGGGCGACGCCGCTACGCCGGCCGCACGCAGCAGCTTGGGCACGAGCTCCGCGCGGTAGTACGGCTGGAGGCCCGCGTAGGACACCGGCTCCGGCTCGGGCGGCGGTTCCTTCTTTGCGGCCGCCTGCCGTGTCAGGGCCTGGAAGGCGCTGCGCGGCAGGAAGTCTCCCGGCAGGTTGATGAGCACCGCCGTCCGCTCCCACCCCGAGCCCGCCCACGCGGAGCGCTTCAGCAGGTTGCGCAGCGCCAGGGAGCCCAGCCGGACCCAGCGGCCCACCTCGGCGAAGCCCAGCGTCAGCCGGCCCACCGGGTGCACCGTCACCGGCACCATCGCCTCGGCCTCTACGTCCTTGACGGTGTACTCGCCCTCGGACGTCTGGGTGAGCCCGGCGCGCGCGGCGGCGCAGGCCACCTCGACGTCGGCTCCCAGGCTGGAGACCATTCCAGCGGCCGTGATGGCGAGTGTGCCTCGTGCCTGGACCATGGCTTGTCTGTCTAGCACAGCCCCCCGCGCGGACGCCCTCACCCCACGGTGAGCAGGTGCTTGAAGGGCACCCGCAGGTCCCCCTCCCGGAGCGTCCGGGGCTTCAGCAACCACTGCTGTTGCTCATGGGCGGAGGTGTGGGTGTCGAGGCGCAGGGCCTCACGCGTACGGAACGAGACCTCCATTGCCAGCAGGTGCCGCCGCCGCATCGGCTCGTCCCTGAGCGCGGAGAGCAGGCGCGCGGGCTCCAGCGGCAGTCCCCGGAGGTAGCGCGTCCTCGGTTCGAAGCGGCGCTTCGCCTCCTTCCACCAGGCCTCCACCGCGTCCGGGCGCGCGCGCGGGAGCGACGCCTCGGGGTCGGGGCCGAGCGGCGTGACGAGGTCCTCCTCCTCGAGCGGAGGCAGCGGCTCCTCCTCTTCTTCCTCTTCCTGGTATGCGCCCTCCACCACCAGCCCGGTGATGGCGCTGAAGGCCTCGGCGGCCAGGCGCACGAAGCGCGGGTCCTCGTCCCGCATCCACCCGAGCGCGGCCTCCGCGACGGAGACGCGCCCGCTGAACCCCAGGGCCCAGACGGCGTCATGGCGCAGCCGGGGCTCGCGGGTGAGCGCGAGCAGCGCCTCCAGGTCCTC comes from Pyxidicoccus parkwaysis and encodes:
- a CDS encoding beta-ketoacyl synthase N-terminal-like domain-containing protein, which codes for MVQARGTLAITAAGMVSSLGADVEVACAAARAGLTQTSEGEYTVKDVEAEAMVPVTVHPVGRLTLGFAEVGRWVRLGSLALRNLLKRSAWAGSGWERTAVLINLPGDFLPRSAFQALTRQAAAKKEPPPEPEPVSYAGLQPYYRAELVPKLLRAAGVAASPAVHEVFFEDETGIVTVLRRAAELLRSGKVSRCLVAGVDSLLEPRWMEAAHVLRVMKSATRPAGFMPGEGAAFLCVEETERVRREERPILATVEGLVLQQDASNRFASPPPDGRVLSEVIRASLQQAPGRCMGFYGDLNGDAVRAQEWGVAQLRLGRESVPDSVIVPAESFGETRAAYGFIAASMATQAFARGYHPSETLLVWAATYSGARGSFTLTRHPSQGAER